One segment of Thermus tengchongensis DNA contains the following:
- a CDS encoding AAA family ATPase, translating to MRPLRLELEGFGPYRERQGVDFSDVELFAITGPTGSGKSTLLDAMAFALYGVVPRVGRNVASLVHPGASEARVRLTFQVGGRVYRVERVRGKRSEGRLFELSPVGERLLPLETLDALNRALEELLGLTYEAFTRALLLPQGEFDRFLKGEAKERRRILLDLFELTRLERAREKAASRRAALLEEKGRLEGELAGLLGVTLEAKEELERALAGLTREIARLQGEKKRLEEGIAELKGLQALLLRKGELEGRLGRLEAEASRMAEVEERLKKALEAEVALPLWQDLRRKEEALAATERELQRVRARLVQLEGDRRALAFDPEALKEAQRALLQAEGLRALEALWRRVGVKEHLAPRLGLAPEAYAEALESLLQEEAYLAEKERELSRTVEVQGRLREKEEALKRVREALAALVEEGGRARAQVEALERALKGAEAHRLQQELEEIGRQRGLLQAEKERLESELAHLAREERRLGLLAYRDLLRPGEPCPLCGSVVHGLPLALEGHGAIALRERREEAEKALREVLTRLGAVAEEERAKREALETLGVEPIPGDPKELEGKLQEAQARLQELREKYREKQGEARALEEEVKRLSQEKERLHQGFSRLEEEAEIAWEKTREALASLRREKEALAAGLYRLLWERTGGRPVPEHIAALSRRVEELEKKEKQDRDLARAWEEASRILAGLLAQEEEQRKALEEAKGRVVDLMPEEEAKVLYLPPKEREALAERIRAHREELAQVEALLEEVEREARARFPGSLPPFAEVEARLRREEERLSEVQGSLEARMGEKAVLEERLKEMGERIKRRREMEARLAEVVREMDLWEKLAFDLQQNNFPAYLLGLRQRNLVERADELMATLSAGRYRLRSKEDEYQVLDLWTEAVRPVKTLSGGESFLASLSLALALSEELSRGRLGALFLDEGFGTLDPETLEVVAGVLEALPTRGRLVGIVTHVEALAERLPAKLVVRKHPSGSRVEWA from the coding sequence TTGAGGCCCTTGCGCCTGGAGCTTGAGGGGTTTGGCCCCTACCGGGAGCGGCAGGGGGTGGACTTCTCCGATGTGGAGCTTTTCGCCATCACCGGGCCCACGGGCAGTGGGAAGAGCACCCTCCTGGACGCCATGGCCTTTGCCCTCTATGGGGTGGTGCCCCGGGTGGGGCGGAATGTGGCCAGCCTGGTCCACCCGGGGGCCAGCGAGGCCCGGGTGCGCCTCACCTTCCAGGTGGGGGGAAGGGTCTACAGGGTGGAGCGGGTGCGGGGGAAGCGGAGCGAGGGGCGGCTTTTTGAGCTAAGCCCGGTGGGAGAGCGGCTTCTACCCTTGGAGACCCTGGACGCCTTGAACCGGGCCTTGGAGGAGCTTTTGGGCCTCACCTACGAGGCCTTCACCCGGGCCCTCCTCCTTCCCCAGGGGGAGTTTGACCGCTTCCTTAAGGGAGAGGCCAAGGAGAGGCGCAGGATTCTCCTGGACCTCTTTGAGCTTACCCGGCTGGAAAGGGCCCGGGAAAAGGCGGCTTCCCGCAGGGCGGCCCTCCTGGAGGAGAAGGGCCGGCTGGAGGGGGAACTTGCGGGGCTTCTCGGGGTGACCCTCGAGGCCAAGGAGGAGTTGGAAAGGGCCCTGGCGGGCCTGACCCGGGAGATCGCCCGCCTTCAGGGAGAGAAAAAGCGCCTGGAGGAGGGGATTGCGGAGCTCAAGGGCCTTCAGGCGCTTCTCCTTCGCAAGGGAGAGCTGGAAGGCCGTCTGGGCCGCCTGGAGGCCGAGGCTTCCCGCATGGCGGAGGTGGAGGAAAGGCTCAAGAAGGCCTTGGAGGCGGAGGTTGCCCTGCCTCTGTGGCAGGACTTGAGAAGGAAGGAGGAAGCCCTGGCGGCCACGGAGAGGGAGCTCCAAAGGGTGCGCGCCCGGCTTGTCCAGCTGGAAGGGGACCGCCGGGCCCTGGCCTTTGACCCCGAGGCCCTGAAGGAAGCGCAGAGGGCCCTTCTGCAGGCGGAGGGGCTAAGGGCCCTCGAGGCCCTTTGGCGGCGGGTGGGAGTGAAGGAGCACCTGGCTCCCAGGCTGGGCCTGGCTCCCGAGGCCTACGCGGAGGCCTTGGAATCCCTCCTCCAGGAGGAGGCCTATTTGGCGGAGAAGGAGCGAGAGCTATCCCGTACGGTGGAGGTGCAGGGGCGGTTAAGGGAAAAGGAAGAAGCCCTGAAGCGGGTTAGGGAGGCCCTGGCGGCCTTGGTGGAGGAGGGAGGGCGGGCCCGAGCCCAGGTGGAGGCCCTGGAGAGGGCGCTTAAGGGTGCGGAAGCCCACCGGCTTCAGCAGGAGCTGGAGGAGATCGGGAGGCAACGGGGGCTTTTGCAGGCGGAAAAGGAGCGCCTAGAGTCGGAACTCGCCCACCTGGCCCGGGAGGAGCGGCGGCTTGGGCTCCTGGCCTATCGCGACCTTTTGCGCCCGGGGGAGCCCTGCCCCCTTTGCGGCAGCGTGGTCCACGGCCTCCCCCTGGCGTTGGAGGGACACGGGGCTATCGCCCTTAGGGAAAGGCGGGAGGAGGCGGAGAAGGCCTTGCGGGAGGTCCTGACCCGGCTTGGGGCCGTGGCGGAGGAGGAAAGGGCCAAACGTGAGGCCCTGGAGACCCTGGGTGTGGAGCCCATCCCTGGGGATCCCAAGGAGCTGGAGGGGAAGCTGCAGGAGGCGCAGGCGAGGCTTCAGGAGCTTAGGGAAAAGTACCGGGAGAAACAGGGAGAGGCCAGGGCCCTCGAGGAGGAGGTGAAGCGGCTTTCCCAGGAGAAGGAGCGTTTGCACCAGGGGTTTTCCCGCCTGGAGGAGGAGGCGGAAATCGCCTGGGAAAAGACCCGGGAAGCCCTGGCCTCCCTGCGCCGGGAGAAGGAGGCCCTGGCGGCCGGGCTTTACCGCCTGCTTTGGGAGAGGACGGGAGGCAGGCCGGTGCCGGAGCACATCGCGGCCCTTTCCCGGAGGGTGGAGGAGCTGGAGAAAAAGGAAAAGCAGGACCGCGATCTCGCCCGGGCCTGGGAGGAGGCCTCCCGGATCCTGGCGGGGCTTTTGGCCCAGGAGGAGGAGCAGCGAAAGGCCTTGGAGGAGGCCAAGGGCCGGGTGGTGGACCTGATGCCCGAGGAGGAGGCCAAGGTTCTTTACCTTCCCCCCAAGGAGCGGGAGGCCCTGGCGGAGAGGATCCGGGCCCACCGGGAGGAGCTTGCCCAGGTGGAAGCCCTCCTGGAGGAGGTGGAACGGGAGGCCAGGGCTCGCTTTCCTGGTTCCCTTCCCCCTTTTGCGGAAGTGGAGGCCCGCTTGCGCCGGGAAGAGGAAAGGCTTTCTGAGGTGCAGGGGAGCCTCGAGGCCAGGATGGGAGAAAAGGCCGTTTTGGAGGAGCGGCTTAAGGAGATGGGGGAAAGGATAAAGCGCCGCCGGGAGATGGAAGCCCGCCTGGCGGAGGTGGTGCGGGAGATGGACCTCTGGGAGAAGCTGGCCTTTGACCTCCAGCAGAATAACTTCCCCGCCTACCTCCTGGGCCTTAGGCAGAGGAACCTGGTGGAGCGGGCGGATGAGCTCATGGCTACCCTTTCCGCCGGGCGCTACCGCCTGCGCTCCAAGGAGGACGAGTACCAGGTCCTGGACCTCTGGACCGAGGCGGTGCGCCCGGTTAAGACCCTTTCCGGGGGGGAAAGCTTCCTGGCTAGCCTCTCCTTAGCCCTGGCCCTCTCCGAGGAGCTTTCCCGGGGGCGGCTTGGGGCTTTGTTTTTGGACGAGGGCTTCGGCACCCTGGACCCGGAGACCCTGGAGGTGGTGGCGGGGGTGCTGGAGGCCCTTCCCACCCGGGGGCGGTTGGTGGGCATCGTCACCCACGTGGAGGCTTTGGCGGAAAGGCTTCCCGCCAAGCTCGTGGTGCGCAAGCATCCCTCGGGGAGCCGGGTGGAGTGGGCTTAG
- a CDS encoding metallophosphoesterase family protein, whose product MRLLHTADWHLGKVLKGVDRTPEIGEALKTLLEMVAKEGVDLVVVSGDLFDRPQVSAEAEAMAVEFFLRLRELGVPALVIAGNHDPKERLEALAPLFALAGAAVRGRPLFREEGGVVEVGGLRAALLPFVSERILVKKVLQEAEERHRTYAEAMRRILANLESPLMLGHFALEGVRPGAGEFVFHLTGSYAVPPSTLPLGARYVALGHIHRQQQVSEAPVAWYAGSLIQLDFGEGEEAERGALLVEVPERGPVRVHPIRERWGKPLKTLRLKPEELDGRLSELEHFPGYLRVVVEGRLSPAVKERLFQGLPHLLAVETTGGPEDGGNGTLAPELGLVEAYERYLKERGREEEGLLERFNQVLKEVELEALAPGA is encoded by the coding sequence GTGCGCTTATTGCACACCGCGGACTGGCATCTGGGCAAGGTATTAAAGGGCGTGGACCGCACCCCCGAGATCGGGGAAGCGTTGAAAACCCTCCTGGAGATGGTGGCCAAGGAGGGGGTAGACCTGGTGGTGGTTTCCGGGGACCTCTTTGACCGCCCCCAGGTTTCCGCCGAGGCCGAGGCCATGGCGGTGGAGTTTTTCCTGCGCCTTAGGGAGCTTGGGGTTCCCGCCTTGGTCATCGCCGGCAACCACGACCCCAAGGAGCGCCTCGAGGCCCTTGCCCCCCTCTTCGCCCTGGCGGGGGCGGCGGTGCGGGGAAGGCCCCTTTTCCGGGAGGAGGGGGGGGTGGTGGAGGTGGGAGGGCTCAGGGCGGCCCTTCTCCCCTTTGTATCCGAGCGCATCCTGGTGAAAAAGGTTCTGCAGGAGGCCGAGGAGCGCCACCGCACCTACGCGGAGGCCATGCGGCGGATCCTCGCCAACCTGGAAAGCCCCCTTATGCTGGGGCACTTTGCCCTGGAGGGGGTCCGTCCCGGGGCGGGGGAGTTCGTCTTCCACCTCACGGGAAGCTACGCCGTACCCCCTTCCACCCTGCCCCTGGGGGCCCGCTACGTGGCCTTGGGCCACATCCACCGCCAGCAGCAGGTATCCGAGGCCCCCGTGGCCTGGTATGCGGGAAGCCTCATCCAGCTGGACTTCGGTGAGGGAGAGGAGGCGGAGCGGGGAGCCTTGCTGGTGGAGGTGCCGGAGAGGGGGCCCGTCCGGGTCCACCCCATAAGGGAGCGCTGGGGCAAGCCCCTTAAAACCCTCCGCCTGAAGCCCGAGGAGCTGGACGGCAGGCTTTCCGAGCTGGAGCACTTTCCCGGGTACCTCAGGGTGGTGGTGGAGGGCCGGCTTTCCCCGGCGGTGAAGGAGAGGCTCTTCCAGGGGCTCCCCCATCTCCTGGCGGTGGAAACCACGGGAGGGCCTGAGGACGGGGGGAATGGGACCTTGGCCCCAGAGCTGGGTCTGGTGGAGGCCTACGAACGCTACCTGAAGGAACGGGGGCGGGAGGAGGAAGGGCTTCTGGAGCGGTTTAACCAGGTGCTTAAGGAGGTGGAGCTTGAGGCCCTTGCGCCTGGAGCTTGA
- a CDS encoding zinc uptake transcriptional regulator, whose protein sequence is MERSTRQRRAIREAFLEAGRPLSPQEVLELARKKVPSLGLATVYRTLKGLVEEGFLTPVALPGEPSRYEPAGREHHHHFLCRLCGRVFELSGCDLALEGHLPPGFQAEGHEVTVFGRCPECA, encoded by the coding sequence ATGGAGCGCTCCACAAGGCAACGGCGGGCCATCCGGGAGGCCTTTTTGGAGGCGGGCCGCCCCCTTTCCCCCCAGGAGGTCCTGGAACTCGCCCGGAAGAAGGTGCCCTCCCTGGGCCTGGCCACCGTGTACCGCACCCTGAAGGGCCTGGTGGAGGAAGGCTTTCTCACCCCGGTGGCCCTTCCCGGCGAACCCTCCCGCTACGAGCCCGCGGGCCGGGAGCATCACCACCACTTCCTCTGCCGCCTCTGCGGCAGGGTCTTTGAGCTTTCCGGTTGCGACCTGGCCCTGGAAGGCCACCTCCCCCCCGGCTTCCAGGCCGAGGGGCACGAGGTCACGGTCTTCGGCCGCTGCCCGGAATGCGCCTAG
- a CDS encoding pectinacetylesterase family protein, which produces MRRLLALLLLLGLALAQGLEALWKAVEVPGGVCADGSPYRFYVGPGDPRKVVIDFQGGGACWDAATCGPQSQTYRKRVDVQELLLAQGIYNRLSVANPFHGWTHVFVPYCTGDLHVGRATVDYGGFKVHHQGARNALAALEYVFRNHTNPERVFVTGCSAGAYGAVFWADKVLATYKNAQVAVCGDAGVGVRTPDFPGFRVWNPRLPELPGLSQNPEVAEIYLVLAKAFPKARIAQYTTLLDGTQIFFYGLMKGERAPSEATAREWAEGAMRAVLAPAQAENYAFYLAPGGQHCILPRPELYTLKVGEVSFLEWLRALAEGRAAPRVRP; this is translated from the coding sequence ATGCGGCGGTTGCTCGCCCTGCTTTTACTTCTGGGTTTGGCCCTGGCCCAGGGCCTCGAGGCCCTCTGGAAGGCGGTGGAGGTTCCAGGAGGCGTGTGTGCCGACGGCTCCCCCTACCGCTTCTACGTGGGCCCGGGGGACCCCAGGAAGGTGGTGATCGACTTCCAGGGGGGTGGGGCCTGCTGGGACGCCGCCACCTGCGGCCCGCAAAGCCAGACCTACCGCAAGCGGGTGGATGTTCAAGAGCTCCTCTTGGCCCAGGGCATCTACAACCGCCTGAGCGTGGCCAACCCCTTCCACGGTTGGACCCATGTCTTTGTGCCCTACTGCACGGGGGATCTCCACGTGGGCCGGGCCACGGTGGACTACGGGGGCTTCAAGGTCCACCACCAGGGGGCCAGGAACGCCCTGGCGGCCTTGGAGTACGTCTTCCGCAACCACACCAATCCCGAGCGGGTCTTCGTGACCGGGTGCTCCGCCGGGGCCTACGGGGCGGTCTTCTGGGCGGACAAGGTGCTCGCCACCTACAAAAACGCCCAGGTGGCCGTCTGCGGGGACGCCGGGGTGGGGGTGCGCACCCCGGACTTCCCTGGCTTCAGGGTTTGGAACCCGCGCCTGCCTGAGCTTCCTGGCCTTTCCCAAAACCCAGAGGTGGCCGAGATCTACCTGGTCCTGGCCAAAGCCTTCCCTAAGGCCCGTATCGCCCAGTACACCACCCTCCTGGACGGCACCCAGATCTTCTTCTACGGCCTCATGAAGGGGGAGCGGGCCCCCTCTGAGGCCACCGCCCGGGAGTGGGCCGAAGGGGCCATGAGGGCGGTCCTAGCCCCGGCCCAGGCGGAAAACTACGCCTTCTACCTGGCCCCAGGGGGCCAGCACTGCATCCTGCCCCGGCCGGAGCTCTACACCTTGAAGGTGGGGGAGGTGTCCTTCCTGGAGTGGCTTAGGGCCCTGGCGGAGGGGAGGGCAGCCCCTAGGGTGCGTCCTTGA
- a CDS encoding ComF family protein, which produces MLWGLLEGLLGHTCPGCGNRLDAPLLCRGCRQGLRAFAAGEMVYLGLYGRVGGVVRALKYGKRFGLAPLLAEPLAEAVSAQGWRLAGVTAVPTLLPRLAVRGYNPPELLGRAVAARLGVPYLRVLRRERYTPSQPSRGRARRHLPQDLFAPVLRVEGGWLLVDDVLTSGATFLRAKEALLRAGAGRVYGAFLAVRDPGALGPYR; this is translated from the coding sequence ATGCTTTGGGGATTGCTTGAGGGCCTATTGGGGCACACCTGTCCCGGGTGTGGGAATCGGTTGGACGCACCCCTTCTCTGCCGGGGGTGCCGCCAAGGCCTAAGGGCCTTTGCCGCCGGGGAGATGGTGTACCTGGGCCTTTACGGCCGGGTGGGGGGAGTGGTACGGGCTTTGAAGTACGGCAAGCGGTTCGGCCTTGCCCCCCTTCTGGCCGAGCCCTTGGCGGAGGCGGTCTCAGCTCAGGGTTGGCGGCTTGCCGGGGTTACCGCCGTCCCCACCCTGCTTCCCCGGTTGGCGGTTAGGGGCTACAATCCCCCTGAGCTTTTGGGCCGGGCCGTGGCGGCCCGCCTGGGGGTTCCTTACCTCAGGGTCCTGCGCCGAGAGCGCTACACGCCGAGCCAGCCCAGCCGGGGCCGGGCCCGGCGGCACCTGCCCCAGGACCTTTTTGCTCCCGTGCTGCGGGTGGAGGGAGGCTGGCTTCTCGTGGACGATGTGCTCACCAGCGGGGCCACCTTCTTGAGGGCCAAGGAAGCCCTCCTTAGGGCGGGGGCGGGCCGGGTGTACGGGGCCTTCCTGGCGGTGCGGGACCCTGGGGCCCTGGGTCCTTACCGCTAA
- a CDS encoding YibE/F family protein: MRLWIWFGLLLLPALAQGEGRYLVGRILALEANRGVALVEVGDRRLEALLPVDGGRYRVGQRVVLYQEGGRTYVTEPDRIPWLLGLLGLFALSAALLGRGKGVRGLLGTFLSLLVVVYFVVPRVAAGGNPLLFAFLGSVGVLLLTVYLVHGVNRKTTAALLGTLASVAFVLFLALFFTRGMGFTGLASEEALLLRQWGGVDLLSLFLAGVVVGTLGALTDVSVTQAAVVQALAHANPRFGLGELYRRGMEVGYDHIGSLVNTLVLAYAAGSLPLFLLLTKDPTPLRFLLNTEPFAAEIASMVLGSLGLLLAVPLTTLMAAWFFRGGRGRPPEGHGHPH; encoded by the coding sequence ATGCGCCTTTGGATATGGTTCGGCCTCCTTCTCCTCCCCGCTCTGGCCCAGGGGGAGGGGAGGTACCTGGTGGGAAGGATCCTGGCCCTCGAGGCCAACCGGGGTGTGGCCTTGGTGGAGGTGGGGGATAGGAGGCTGGAGGCCCTTCTGCCCGTGGACGGGGGCCGGTACCGCGTGGGCCAACGGGTGGTCCTCTACCAAGAGGGCGGCAGGACCTATGTCACCGAGCCCGACCGCATCCCCTGGCTCCTAGGCCTTCTGGGCCTTTTCGCCCTATCAGCCGCCCTCCTGGGCCGGGGCAAGGGGGTAAGGGGCCTTTTGGGCACCTTCCTGAGCCTTCTGGTGGTGGTCTACTTCGTGGTTCCCCGGGTGGCCGCGGGGGGGAATCCCCTTCTCTTCGCCTTCTTGGGAAGCGTGGGGGTGCTTCTTCTCACCGTCTACCTGGTCCACGGGGTAAACCGCAAGACCACCGCGGCCCTCTTGGGCACCCTGGCCTCGGTGGCCTTCGTCCTGTTCCTGGCGCTCTTCTTCACCCGGGGCATGGGGTTTACGGGCCTGGCCTCGGAGGAGGCCCTGCTCCTCCGGCAGTGGGGGGGTGTGGACCTCCTCTCCCTCTTTCTGGCGGGGGTGGTGGTGGGCACCCTGGGGGCCTTGACCGATGTGAGCGTGACCCAGGCGGCGGTGGTCCAGGCCCTGGCCCACGCCAACCCCCGCTTTGGCCTTGGGGAGCTCTACCGCCGGGGGATGGAGGTGGGCTACGACCACATCGGCAGCCTGGTGAACACCCTGGTCCTGGCCTACGCCGCGGGCTCCTTGCCCCTTTTCCTCCTCCTCACCAAGGACCCCACCCCCTTGCGCTTCCTCCTCAACACCGAGCCCTTTGCCGCCGAGATCGCCTCCATGGTGCTGGGCTCCTTGGGGCTTTTATTGGCGGTACCCCTCACCACCCTGATGGCGGCCTGGTTCTTCCGGGGGGGAAGGGGCAGGCCTCCTGAGGGCCATGGCCATCCCCACTAG
- the mtnA gene encoding S-methyl-5-thioribose-1-phosphate isomerase codes for MERVLPFRFDEKEGVFWLLDQRKLPLEEVWVPVRTAREMAEAIRAMVVRGAPAIGVSAAYGMVLAHLSGEDPEESDRLLRQSRPTAVNLFHALDRMRAHWGNLEGSLEEAWALWREVEATERAISLHGAKVLRGQVLTHCNTGPLATGGYGTALGAIVEAHRQGRVAHVWVDETRPYLQGARLTAYELKKAGVPATLITDNMAGFLMAQGRVDAVIVGVDRMALNGDFANKIGTYTLAVLAHHHGIPFYAALPLSSVDPSLESGQGIPIEERSPEEVLELRGVRIAPMGVAAYHPAFDLTPHRYLTGIITEKGVLYPPFAEALRDALGIA; via the coding sequence GTGGAGCGCGTCCTGCCCTTCCGCTTTGACGAAAAGGAGGGAGTGTTCTGGCTCCTGGACCAGAGAAAGCTCCCTTTGGAGGAAGTTTGGGTGCCGGTGCGCACCGCAAGGGAGATGGCCGAGGCCATAAGGGCCATGGTGGTGCGGGGGGCCCCGGCCATTGGGGTCTCCGCTGCCTATGGCATGGTGCTGGCCCATCTGAGCGGGGAGGACCCTGAGGAGTCGGACCGCCTTCTAAGGCAGAGCCGGCCCACGGCGGTGAACCTCTTCCATGCCCTGGACCGCATGCGGGCCCACTGGGGGAACCTGGAGGGGAGCCTGGAGGAGGCCTGGGCCCTTTGGCGGGAGGTGGAGGCCACGGAAAGGGCCATCAGCCTCCATGGGGCCAAGGTGCTAAGGGGCCAGGTCCTCACCCACTGCAACACCGGCCCCCTGGCCACCGGGGGGTACGGCACCGCCTTGGGGGCCATCGTGGAGGCCCACCGCCAGGGGCGGGTGGCCCACGTCTGGGTGGACGAGACCAGGCCCTACCTGCAGGGGGCCCGCCTCACCGCCTACGAGCTAAAGAAGGCGGGGGTTCCCGCCACCCTCATCACCGACAACATGGCGGGCTTCCTCATGGCCCAGGGCCGGGTGGATGCGGTCATCGTGGGGGTGGACCGCATGGCCTTAAACGGGGACTTTGCCAACAAGATCGGCACCTATACCCTGGCGGTTCTCGCCCACCACCACGGGATTCCCTTCTATGCCGCCCTACCCCTTTCCTCCGTGGACCCAAGCCTGGAAAGCGGGCAAGGGATCCCCATAGAGGAACGTTCCCCCGAGGAGGTCTTGGAGCTAAGGGGGGTGCGCATCGCCCCCATGGGGGTAGCCGCCTACCACCCCGCCTTTGACCTCACCCCCCACCGTTACCTGACGGGCATCATCACGGAGAAGGGGGTCCTCTATCCCCCGTTTGCCGAGGCCTTACGGGATGCTTTGGGGATTGCTTGA
- a CDS encoding DUF4258 domain-containing protein — MRKLRRLADLLPHLREGRYRLGPHVAKHMLQEGFTELDVLRALEWGRELAIYPEDQRMLVLGYMVFPPRLKLPLHVVLEYATPRHVDIVTAFIPKEPYRVYSRARLAAIVRFDGALEEVRWSAPWHLYPAWER; from the coding sequence GTGAGGAAGCTGCGTAGGTTAGCCGACCTTCTCCCCCACCTCCGGGAAGGCCGCTACCGCCTGGGGCCCCACGTGGCCAAGCACATGCTTCAGGAGGGCTTTACCGAGTTGGATGTCCTCAGGGCGCTGGAGTGGGGTCGGGAGCTGGCCATCTACCCTGAGGACCAACGGATGTTGGTCCTGGGCTACATGGTCTTTCCTCCCCGGTTGAAGCTCCCCCTGCACGTGGTCCTGGAGTACGCCACACCGAGGCACGTGGACATCGTGACCGCCTTCATCCCCAAGGAGCCTTACCGGGTCTACTCCCGGGCCCGGCTGGCGGCCATCGTGCGCTTTGACGGGGCCCTCGAGGAGGTCCGCTGGAGCGCACCTTGGCATCTGTACCCCGCCTGGGAGCGGTAG
- a CDS encoding CBS domain-containing protein, producing the protein MGLELPVITVNPDLGVEYVARLFANTGIRRAPVIQGEVIGIVSVTDILRKAVF; encoded by the coding sequence GTGGGCTTAGAGCTGCCGGTGATCACGGTAAACCCCGACCTGGGTGTGGAGTATGTGGCCCGGCTCTTCGCCAACACCGGCATCCGTCGGGCTCCCGTGATCCAGGGCGAGGTGATCGGGATCGTTTCCGTGACGGATATCCTACGCAAGGCGGTGTTCTAA